The following coding sequences lie in one Apium graveolens cultivar Ventura chromosome 3, ASM990537v1, whole genome shotgun sequence genomic window:
- the LOC141711726 gene encoding cytochrome P450 72A397-like: MEKCLRKQGLQGNSYRFLFGDSKEHSEMVKNARSKPINFSEDVVARASPFIYHTVKKYGKNSFMWFGPTPRLLITDPELIKEVLTTIYRFKKEKQNPIARIFSNGLGIIEGDRWAQHRKLLNPAFHLHKLKLMLPLMYISCTEMVREWEKLVEKNGWCEFNIVPSLQTLTSDVISRTAFGSSYKEGSRVFEIQSQQIQLVIKCMQTAFIPCWRFLPTKNNRRMKELNDKIQSSLKDIIDKKTKAMQAGTSSSDDLLGILLESISSEQLQKGSRNVGMSLDDVIGECKLFYFSGQETTSNVLAWTLILLSKHPDWQTRAREEVLRVLGSHGTLDFDKLNQLKVMTMILHEVLRLYPPGDILTRMVEKETTLGGLTIPAGAEIALPILLLNHDQDFWGEDAQEFNPERFAAGVSIATKNNLAAYFPFGYGPRICIGQNFAMLEAKLALATILQHFSFELSPSYIHAPTAS; this comes from the exons ATGGAGAAGTGCTTAAGAAAGCAAGGTCTCCAAGGAAACTCCTACCGTTTCTTGTTTGGAGATTCCAAAGAACACTCAGAAATGGTTAAGAATGCTAGATCAAAGCCTATCAATTTTTCTGAGGATGTTGTCGCACGTGCAAGCCCATTTATCTATCACACGGTCAAGAAATATG GCAAGAATAGTTTCATGTGGTTTGGACCAACTCCAAGGTTGCTTATCACAGATCCTGAGCTTATAAAAGAAGTGCTGACTACAATCTACAGGTTCAAGAAAGAAAAGCAGAATCCCATTGCGAGAATCTTTTCTAATGGTCTGGGAATCATTGAAGGAGACCGCTGGGCTCAACACAGGAAGCTCCTAAATCCAGCTTTCCATCTGCACAAGTTGAAG CTTATGCTACCGCTAATGTACATTAGTTGCACAGAGATGGTTAGAGAATGGGAGAAATTGGTAGAGAAGAATGGGTGGTGTGAATTCAACATTGTACCTTCTCTTCAGACTCTAACAAGTGATGTGATTTCACGTACAGCATTTGGAAGTAGCTATAAGGAGGGAAGCAGGGTATTTGAGATTCAATCCCAACAGATTCAGCTCGTTATAAAGTGTATGCAAACAGCATTTATTCCTTGCTGGCG ATTTCTACCAACGAAGAATAACAGGAGAATGAAGGAGCTAAATGATAAAATACAATCATCCTTGAAAGACATTATCGACAAAAAGACCAAGGCAATGCAAGCAGGAACAAGTAGTAGTGATGACTTGCTTGGGATACTATTGGAATCCATTTCCAGTGAGCAACTTCAAAAAGGATCAAGAAATGTTGGAATGAGCCTAGACGATGTGATAGGCGAGTGCAAGCTTTTCTACTTTTCTGGCCAGGAAACCACCTCCAATGTCCTTGCCTGGACATTGATTTTACTCAGCAAGCATCCTGATTGGCAAACTCGTGCCAGAGAAGAAGTTCTACGAGTGTTGGGGAGTCATGGCACACTTGATTTTGACAAACTTAACCAACTTAAAGTT ATGACTATGATTTTGCACGAGGTTTTAAGATTATATCCACCAGGAGATATACTGACTCGAATGGTAGAGAAGGAGACTACATTAGGAGGACTAACCATACCTGCTGGAGCGGAAATTGCTCTTCCGATCTTACTTCTTAATCATGACCAAGATTTTTGGGGCGAGGACGCACAAGAGTTCAATCCAGAAAGATTTGCAGCAGGAGTGTCCATTGCAACAAAAAATAATCTGGCAGCATATTTTCCATTCGGATATGGACCAAGAATATGTATTGGACAAAATTTCGCAATGCTGGAAGCTAAACTAGCTCTTGCTACCATTTTACAACACTTCTCATTCGAGCTTTCCCCCTCCTACATCCATGCCCCGACTGCGTCGTAA